CCGGTGGTGATCCACCGGGGAGTGGTGAGCACGATGGAGCGGTTTGTCGCCTTCCTGTTGGAATACTACAAGGGCGCCCTGCCTCTCTGGCTTTCCCCGGTGCAGGCCCGGGTGCTCACGATTACCGATGCGCACGTCGATTACGCCCGCAAGGTCCTGGAGGAGCTGAAGGAGGCGGGCATCCGCGCCGAACTGGACGACCGCAGCGAAAAGATCGGCTACAAGATTCGCGAGGCCCAGCTGCAGAAGATTCCCTACATGCTGGTCGTCGGGGAGAAGGAGCGGGATAGCGGCACCGTCGCCGTCCGGAAGCGCTCCGGAGGGGACCAGGGAGTGAAATCCGTAGGCGAAGTGATCGCCATGATGAAAGCGGAGATCGAAGCGAAAAAGTAAGGAACACCGGCGGTGATGGGGAACTTGGATCGGGCTGCGCCTTCGGGTCGCATGGTACTGCGCAAAACGGAGGAAAGGGATTTGGATGCCGTGCTGAAAATGGAAGCCGATGCCCGCCCGTGGGTGATCGGATGGTCTGAGAAGCAGCATCGGAATGCCATGAGGGATCCCGATGCTGAACACTGGGTGATGGAGGACCCCGACACCGGACAACCCGTGGGGTATGTGATTCTGCAGGGCATCCAAAATCCCCACGGCTCCATCGAACTAACGCGGATCGTGGTGTCCCGGCCGGGACGGGGGTTGGGAAAGGAAGCCCTTCGGTTTTTCATCCGTCGATGCTTTGGCGAGTTGGGGGCCCACCGCCTGTGGCTCGATGTGATGGAGCACAATGAAAGGGCCCGCCGCGCATACGAATCGGTGGGTTTCGTCCGGGAGGGGACGCTTCGGGAATGCCTGAAGATCGGGGAAAGATACGTCTCCCTTCACATCATGTCCATCCTGAGACATGAGGCGAAGTTGATTTGAATCGTTCCCGGCGCCTGCGCGGGGCGCCGGGAAAAATACACGTCACCCTTTCTTGACAAGATCAGAGGGGCATGGTACAATTGCGACGGTATCCAAGAAGAAGCGCCCCGCTTCTCACCTGATCGACGCACGGGCTGTTGACAGGTTTCATCGCGGATGATTTCGATGTTGAGTGTGGGCGTGGTGTCCGCACTTTTTTGTTTTCAATTCCCCCACGGAGGTGGCAGGTTATCAGCAGGGAACATCAAGTCAATGAAGCGATTCGTGCTCGCGAGGTTCGCGTGATTGGCCCCGATGGGTCGCAGTTGGGTATCAAGCACATCAAGGAGGCGCTTCGGCTGGCCCAGGAGCACGACCTCGACCTGGTCAATGTCGCTCCTCAGGCGAAGCCCCCGGTGTGCCGGATCATGGATTACGGAAAGTACCGCTATGAACAGAGCAAGCGGGAAAAAGAGGCCCGTAAGCGGCAGAAGATCATCCAGGTGAAAGAAATTCGCTTCAGCCCGTCGATCGAAGAGCACGATCTGCAGACCAAACTGCGCAATGTGAAGCGGTTTTTGCAGAGCGGAGACAAGGTGAAGCTGACCATCCGCTTCCGCGGACGGGAAATCACCCACCAGGCGCTGGGAAGAGCGATTTTGAACCGGATGGCCGAGGAAGTGAAGGACCTCGGCG
This is a stretch of genomic DNA from Planifilum fimeticola. It encodes these proteins:
- a CDS encoding GNAT family N-acetyltransferase translates to MGNLDRAAPSGRMVLRKTEERDLDAVLKMEADARPWVIGWSEKQHRNAMRDPDAEHWVMEDPDTGQPVGYVILQGIQNPHGSIELTRIVVSRPGRGLGKEALRFFIRRCFGELGAHRLWLDVMEHNERARRAYESVGFVREGTLRECLKIGERYVSLHIMSILRHEAKLI
- the infC gene encoding translation initiation factor IF-3 is translated as MSREHQVNEAIRAREVRVIGPDGSQLGIKHIKEALRLAQEHDLDLVNVAPQAKPPVCRIMDYGKYRYEQSKREKEARKRQKIIQVKEIRFSPSIEEHDLQTKLRNVKRFLQSGDKVKLTIRFRGREITHQALGRAILNRMAEEVKDLGEVERQPRLEGRQMIMILTPKQQS